One window of Chamaesiphon minutus PCC 6605 genomic DNA carries:
- a CDS encoding GNAT family N-acetyltransferase, with protein sequence MIREATIADLPAIIEIYNTSIPGRMATADLEPVTVASRMEWFLAHNPELRPLWVSTAEDKIEAWLSFRSFYGRAAYRHTAEISIYVSPDSLRQKLGDRLLSKAIETAPQLDLKTLVAFIFAHNQPSLNLFKKHDFQQWGYLPQIAELNGIDRDLVILGRQLSINP encoded by the coding sequence ATGATTCGAGAAGCGACGATTGCAGATTTACCAGCAATTATTGAAATTTACAACACATCGATTCCCGGACGGATGGCGACGGCAGACTTGGAGCCAGTAACGGTAGCCAGTCGGATGGAATGGTTTTTAGCACACAACCCCGAATTGCGTCCGCTGTGGGTATCAACAGCAGAAGATAAGATCGAGGCATGGTTGAGTTTTCGATCGTTTTACGGACGAGCTGCTTATCGGCATACAGCAGAGATAAGCATCTATGTATCGCCAGATTCGCTCCGCCAAAAATTGGGCGATCGGCTATTATCAAAAGCGATCGAAACCGCACCCCAGCTAGATTTAAAAACACTGGTAGCATTTATTTTCGCCCACAATCAACCCAGTCTCAATCTATTCAAAAAACATGATTTTCAGCAGTGGGGCTACCTCCCGCAAATTGCCGAACTCAATGGAATCGATCGAGATCTAGTTATCTTGGGGCGACAATTATCAATTAACCCCTAG